Proteins from a single region of Paraburkholderia sp. ZP32-5:
- a CDS encoding MmgE/PrpD family protein: MTHSLLLDELAAFAADAKAGASASRKQLALHVADAAIALMAGMRGTDGRLAATLMHRFDTSPLAHTARLATVMRLSEIDDIHRPSAVTASAIAVPCALAMRAHADNASAARFADAIFVGQELALRLALAMGGAGLLARGLWPTYLVAPFGAAATTARLLGLNAARTAQALALALAQTPRAPGRTPHTPCPGRWPLFGQAVRAGCFAALAAADGIDGDPALLNDAWLANIAGGDADPTPLRELDAASPLLAQVSIKPHCSAKQTLGAVYGLREVLARGIDAASIDTIEIEVPGAYAGMIARETPAASRLASIVSAPGQLALAALQPASLDDVSRDALDWSGPLGAFAAKVSVRADPALDALYPRQWPARVTVIAAARREQILVTDSPGDPALPFDTEAVIDKATRVVGARRGLALVQTAISACEDASALHTLGPLFDLPEG; the protein is encoded by the coding sequence ATGACGCATTCACTTCTGCTCGACGAACTGGCCGCTTTCGCAGCCGATGCCAAGGCCGGTGCCAGTGCTAGCCGCAAACAGTTGGCGCTGCATGTCGCCGACGCGGCGATCGCGCTGATGGCCGGCATGCGCGGCACGGACGGGCGGCTGGCGGCCACGTTGATGCATCGCTTCGACACGTCGCCGCTTGCTCACACCGCGCGTCTGGCCACGGTGATGAGACTCTCCGAGATCGACGACATCCATCGGCCCAGCGCGGTGACCGCCAGCGCGATCGCGGTGCCTTGCGCACTGGCGATGCGCGCGCATGCGGACAACGCGAGCGCGGCCCGTTTCGCCGATGCGATCTTCGTCGGTCAGGAACTCGCGTTGCGGCTCGCGCTGGCGATGGGCGGCGCCGGCTTGCTCGCGCGCGGCCTGTGGCCGACGTACCTCGTCGCGCCGTTCGGCGCGGCGGCCACCACCGCGAGACTATTAGGGCTGAACGCGGCGCGTACCGCGCAGGCACTTGCATTGGCGCTCGCGCAGACGCCGCGCGCGCCGGGCCGCACGCCTCATACACCATGCCCCGGACGCTGGCCGTTATTTGGCCAGGCGGTGCGCGCGGGCTGCTTTGCCGCGCTCGCTGCGGCGGACGGTATCGACGGCGATCCGGCATTGTTGAACGACGCGTGGCTCGCGAACATCGCAGGCGGCGATGCCGATCCAACGCCGCTGCGTGAGCTCGATGCCGCGTCGCCGCTGCTCGCGCAGGTGAGCATCAAGCCGCATTGCAGCGCGAAGCAGACGCTCGGCGCGGTGTATGGTTTGCGCGAAGTGCTGGCACGGGGCATCGACGCCGCCAGCATCGATACGATCGAGATCGAGGTGCCAGGCGCCTATGCCGGCATGATCGCGCGGGAAACACCGGCGGCGAGTCGCCTTGCAAGCATCGTCAGCGCGCCGGGACAGTTGGCGCTGGCCGCGTTGCAGCCCGCGTCGCTCGACGATGTATCGCGCGATGCGTTGGACTGGAGCGGCCCGCTCGGCGCCTTCGCGGCGAAGGTCAGCGTGCGCGCGGACCCGGCGCTCGACGCGCTCTATCCACGCCAATGGCCCGCGCGCGTCACGGTGATCGCCGCGGCACGCCGCGAACAGATTCTGGTGACGGACAGTCCAGGCGACCCCGCGCTGCCATTCGATACCGAAGCCGTGATCGACAAGGCGACCCGCGTGGTCGGTGCGCGGCGTGGCCTTGCGCTGGTGCAGACCGCGATCAGCGCATGCGAGGACGCGAGCGCGCTGCATACGCTCGGCCCTCTGTTCGATCTGCCTGAGGGTTAA
- a CDS encoding aminopeptidase P family N-terminal domain-containing protein, with amino-acid sequence MRRGLVSWSREELPQAALDARVERLQQAMRAQGLAAVLAYGSFAQPAVVQWLSNFLPYWGDAMLAVFPEGRPVLLTALTRRVHPWIQAVSHTGEVVTAPRLGVSVAALLDARVAPGERIGVIGRGRLPWRVAMPLADSAHGPALVDASELFSGVRQPADDAELGLAARAAAIAGSALRAIPSHAASTSAVTAAVEAAARLAGAEEVLQRVAPDLAVQAVPRRIEGSEWLGQRYAVDLSLAYKGVWVRAARCVSREPSPVSWQRARHWFEATAAGLQAASATPVLDNAPGDVRGWTLEACVGAHALECVASLPTGCLHPLPAGALAMFSVELRLDDGPWRASVPLVFGQPGTPARLLTL; translated from the coding sequence ATGCGTCGTGGACTCGTGAGCTGGTCGCGCGAAGAGTTGCCGCAGGCCGCGCTGGATGCGCGCGTCGAGCGGCTGCAGCAGGCGATGCGGGCACAAGGGCTCGCCGCCGTGCTCGCCTATGGATCGTTCGCGCAGCCGGCCGTCGTGCAATGGCTGTCGAATTTTCTGCCCTATTGGGGCGATGCGATGCTGGCCGTGTTTCCCGAAGGACGGCCGGTGTTGCTGACCGCGCTGACGCGCCGTGTGCATCCGTGGATTCAGGCGGTGTCGCATACCGGCGAAGTGGTCACGGCGCCACGGCTCGGCGTCAGCGTCGCGGCCCTGCTCGACGCGCGCGTGGCGCCCGGAGAACGGATCGGCGTGATCGGCCGCGGCCGCTTGCCGTGGCGCGTCGCGATGCCGTTGGCCGACTCGGCGCACGGTCCGGCGCTGGTCGATGCCAGCGAGCTTTTCAGCGGCGTGCGGCAGCCGGCGGATGACGCCGAACTCGGTCTCGCGGCGCGCGCCGCCGCGATCGCCGGTAGCGCGTTGCGGGCGATTCCGTCGCATGCGGCGAGCACGTCCGCGGTGACTGCCGCCGTCGAAGCCGCGGCGCGGCTTGCCGGCGCCGAAGAGGTGTTGCAGCGCGTCGCGCCGGATCTCGCCGTGCAGGCGGTGCCACGCCGCATCGAAGGCAGCGAATGGCTGGGCCAGCGCTATGCGGTCGATCTGTCGCTCGCGTACAAGGGCGTCTGGGTGCGGGCCGCGCGCTGCGTGTCGCGCGAGCCGTCGCCGGTGTCGTGGCAGCGCGCGCGGCACTGGTTCGAGGCGACCGCGGCCGGGTTACAGGCAGCAAGCGCGACGCCGGTTCTCGACAACGCGCCAGGCGACGTGCGCGGCTGGACACTCGAAGCCTGTGTCGGCGCGCACGCGCTCGAATGCGTCGCTTCGCTGCCGACCGGATGTCTGCATCCGCTGCCGGCTGGCGCGCTCGCGATGTTCTCGGTCGAGTTGCGGCTCGACGACGGACCATGGCGGGCCAGCGTGCCGCTGGTGTTCGGGCAGCCGGGCACACCGGCCCGTTTGCTCACGCTATAA
- a CDS encoding FAD-dependent oxidoreductase yields MITTKAQVLVVGAGPIGLTVALDLASRGIDVTVLEMREAGEPPSVKCNHVAARSMEIFRRLGVASAVRAGGLPEDYAHDVAYRTTATGIELTRIPIPSRLGRLRGDPGPDTGWPTIEPPHRINQIYLEPILFEHAAAQPRITILNRVAVSSFSQRDDDVHVIARRLDDGETLAFDAQYMIGCDGGKSLVRKGIGGKLVGDAVVQRVQSTYIRAPHLLERFQYAPAWSTFSLNPRRSGNVYAIDGRERWLVHNYLRDSEPDFDSVDRDRSIRDILGVEDDFEYEVLSNEDWFGRRLVADRFRDRRVFLCGDSAHLWVPYAGYGMNAGIADAANLAWLLAAHLNGWGDARILDAYEAERMPITEQVSYFAMNHAVAMAKQRGSVPENIEAPGAEGDALRAELGRRAYELNVQQYSAAGLNFGYFYDHSPLISYDGESPPAYSMGSFTESTVPGCRVPHIVRADGASLYDQMGADYALLRFDTSIDVTPLVEAAQRSNVPLRVIDLAPEEKRPPYDHALLLARPDQHVGWRGNALPADPVALIERIRGAAR; encoded by the coding sequence ATGATCACAACAAAAGCGCAAGTGCTGGTCGTCGGTGCGGGTCCGATCGGGTTGACGGTGGCTCTCGATCTGGCTTCGCGTGGTATCGACGTAACAGTGCTGGAAATGCGCGAGGCGGGAGAACCGCCCAGCGTCAAATGCAATCACGTCGCGGCTCGGTCGATGGAAATTTTCCGCCGCCTGGGTGTCGCATCCGCGGTTCGCGCGGGTGGTTTGCCGGAAGATTATGCGCACGACGTCGCGTATCGCACCACGGCTACCGGCATCGAACTTACCCGCATTCCGATTCCGAGCCGCCTCGGGCGCCTGCGCGGCGATCCCGGTCCGGACACCGGCTGGCCGACCATCGAGCCGCCGCATCGAATCAACCAGATCTACCTCGAACCGATCCTGTTCGAACACGCGGCCGCGCAGCCGCGCATCACGATCCTGAACCGCGTGGCGGTCAGCAGTTTCAGTCAGCGTGACGACGACGTGCACGTGATCGCGCGCCGTCTCGACGATGGCGAAACGCTGGCATTCGACGCGCAATACATGATCGGCTGCGACGGCGGTAAGTCGCTGGTGCGCAAGGGCATCGGCGGCAAGCTGGTCGGCGACGCGGTCGTGCAGCGCGTGCAGTCCACCTATATCCGCGCGCCGCATCTGCTCGAACGCTTTCAATATGCGCCGGCGTGGAGCACGTTCTCGCTAAATCCGCGCCGCAGCGGTAACGTCTACGCGATCGATGGCCGCGAGCGCTGGCTCGTGCATAACTATCTGCGCGACAGCGAGCCCGACTTCGACTCCGTCGACCGCGACCGTTCGATTCGCGACATCCTCGGCGTCGAGGACGACTTCGAGTACGAGGTCCTCAGCAACGAGGACTGGTTCGGCCGGCGGCTCGTGGCCGACCGCTTCCGCGATCGTCGCGTGTTTCTGTGCGGCGACTCAGCGCATCTGTGGGTGCCATATGCTGGCTACGGGATGAACGCCGGCATCGCCGACGCGGCCAATCTCGCGTGGCTGCTGGCCGCGCATCTGAACGGCTGGGGCGACGCGCGCATTCTCGATGCGTATGAAGCCGAGCGCATGCCGATCACCGAGCAGGTGTCGTACTTCGCGATGAATCATGCGGTGGCGATGGCGAAGCAACGCGGCAGCGTACCGGAAAATATCGAGGCACCCGGCGCCGAAGGCGATGCGTTGCGCGCCGAACTGGGCCGCCGCGCGTACGAACTGAACGTGCAGCAGTACAGCGCGGCGGGTCTGAATTTCGGCTACTTCTACGATCATTCGCCGCTGATTTCCTACGACGGCGAATCGCCGCCCGCGTACAGCATGGGCTCGTTTACCGAGTCCACCGTGCCGGGCTGCCGCGTGCCGCACATCGTGCGTGCCGATGGCGCGTCGCTGTATGACCAGATGGGCGCCGACTACGCGCTGTTGCGTTTCGATACGTCGATCGACGTGACGCCGCTCGTCGAAGCCGCGCAGCGCAGCAACGTGCCGTTGCGCGTGATCGATCTCGCTCCCGAAGAAAAACGTCCGCCCTACGATCACGCGCTGCTGCTGGCGCGTCCCGACCAGCACGTCGGCTGGCGCGGCAATGCGCTGCCGGCCGATCCCGTCGCGTTGATCGAACGCATCCGCGGCGCGGCCCGATAA